In the genome of Pseudomonas sp. B33.4, the window ACATAATTCTGTGGATAAAACCATGCTCCAACTGATCCTCGGCGGCGCCCGCTCCGGCAAAAGCCGCCTCGCGGAAAAACTCGCCAGCGAAAGCAATCTTGCGGTCACCTACATCGCCACCAGCCAGCCGCTCGATGGCGAGATGAGCGATCGCGTCGCCCATCATCGCGCCCGCCGTCCCGCCGAATGGGCGCTCATCGAAGAACCCCTGGAACTGGCCCGCGTCCTGCGCGAATCCGCCAGCGCCAAGCATTGCCTGCTGGTTGATTGCCTGACCCTGTGGCTGACCAATCTGTTGATGCTCGACGACGCCGAACGCCTCGCCGCCGAGCGCGAAGCCTTGCTCGACTGCCTGGCGTCTTTGCCGGGTGAAATCATTTTTGTCAGCAACGAGACCGGAATGGGTGTCGTGCCGCTGGGCGAATTGACTCGCCGCTACGTCGATGAAGCCGGTTGGCTGCATCAAGCTCTGGCCGAGCGCTGTCAGCGTGTTGTCCTGACCGTCGCCGGCCTGCCCCTGACTCTGAAAGGACCTGCGTTATGACTCAAACCTGGTGGCTGAACCCGTGCAAACCGGTCGATCTCAACGTCGTTGAACAAGCGACGGCACGGCAGCAGCAACTGACCAAACCGGCGGGTTCGCTGGGGCGTCTGGAATCGGTGGCAGTGCAACTGGCCGGTCTGCAAGGCCAGGTCAAACCGACGCTCTCGCAAGTATGGATCGCGATTTTTGCCGGTGATCACGGCGTGGTCGCAGAAGGTGTTTCGGCGTTCCCGCAGGAAGTCACCGGGCAGATGCTGCTCAACTTTGTCAGCGGCGGCGCGGCGATCAGTGTGTTGGCGCGTCAGCTTGGCGCGCAACTGGAAGTGGTCGATCTGGGCACCGTGAATCCCGCGCTGAACCTGCCGGGTGTGCGTCATTTGAACATCGGCGCGGGCACGGCGAACTTCGTCGAGGGTGCGGCGATGACTCAAACCCAGGGCGATCTGGCGTTGCAGGCTGGTCGCGACAGTTTGTTGCGGGCTAAAGCGGCGGGTGCGCAGTTGTTCATCGGTGGCGAAATGGGCATCGGCAACACCACGGCCGCCAGTGCGCTGGCCTGTGCCTTGCTCGATTGCCCGGTGGCGCACCTGACTGGCCCCGGTACCGGGTTGAATGCCGAAGGCGTCAGCCATAAAGCACAAGTGATCGAGCGCGCATTGGCATTGCATGCTGCGCAGCGTGGCGATGCGTTGCAAACGCTGTTCAATCTCGGCGGTTTTGAAATCGCGGCGTTGGTCGGTGCGTATCTGGCGGCGGCGCAAGAAGGCGTTGCGGTGCTGGTCGACGGCTTTATCTGTACGGTCGCCGCGCTGGTCGCGGTGCGTTTGAATCCGTCTTGTCGCGAGTGGTTGTTGTTCGGTCATCGCGGTGCCGAACCGGGTCATCGTCATGTACTGGAAACCTTGCAGGCTGAACCATTGCTGGAACTCGGTCTGCGCCTGGGTGAGGGTAGTGGTGCCGCGTTGGCGGTGCCGCTGTTACGTCTGGCCTGCGATCTGCACGGGCAAATGGCGACGTTCGCTGAAGCAGCGGTGGCGGATCGGCCGGCATGACCCTGCGCCTGGATCTGCTACGCCATGGCGAGACTGAATTGGGCGGTGGTTTGCGTGGCAGCCTCGATGATGCGCTGACCGAAAACGGCTGGGTGCAGATGCGTGCGGCGGTGGTCGAGGGCGGGCCGTGGGATCGGATCGTCAGTTCGCCGTTGCAACGCTGTGCGCGGTTTGCCGCCGAACTGGGTGAGCAACTGAGTCTGTCCGTGCATCTGGACAAGGATCTGCAGGAGCTGCATTTCGGTGCGTGGGAAGGGCAGAGCGCGGCAGCGTTGATGGAGACCGATGCTGAAGCGCTGGGGTTGTTCTGGGCCGATCCGTATTCCTTCACTCCACCGCAGGGTGAGCCGGTCAGCGAGTTCGCGGCGCGGGTGCTGGCGGCTGTTGCGCGCCTGCACAGCGCCTACGCGGGTGAGCGGGTTCTGCTGATCAGTCACGGCGGGGTAATGCGCCTGTTGCTGGCGCAAGCACGGGGGTTGCCGCGCGAACAACTGCTCAATGTCGAAGTCGCTCACGGCGCGTTGTTTGCGCTGACGGTTGAGCCCGATGGTTCGCTCAAGGAAGGTCACTGACATGTTGCCGCTGTGGATCGCCCTGCAATTTCTCAGCAGCCTGCCGATTCGTTTGCCGGGGATGCCCGAGCCGGAGCAACTTGGGCGGTCGTTGCTGTTTTATCCGCTGGTGGGATTGCTGTTCGGCGTGATCCTGTGGGCGCTGCATCTCGCCTTGAGCGGCGCGCCGTTGTTGCTGCATGCGGCATTGCTGTTGACGGTTTGGGTGTTGCTCAGCGGTGCACTGCACCTGGATGGTCTGGCTGACAGCGCCGATGCCTGGCTCGGCGGTTTTGGTGATCGCGAGCGCACGCTGACGATCATGAAAGATCCGCGCAGCGGGCCGATTGCGGTGGTCACGCTGGTGTTGGTGTTGTTGCTCAAGTTCGCCGCGTTGCTGGCGTTGATCGAGCAGGGGCATGGTCTGGCGTTGATCATCGTGCCGTTGCTCGGGCGGGCGGCGTTGTTAGGGTTGTTTCTGACCACGCCATATGTACGCGCAGGCGGGTTGGGGCAGGCGCTGGCTGATCATTTGCCGCGCAAGGCCGGGTGGTGGGGGTTGGGCGTCAGTGCATTGGTCTGCGTGCTGATTGCCGGATTCAGTGCGGTCGTTGCGCTGGTAATTGCTGTCGTTGTGTTTGTCTGGCTACGGCAGGTGATGATGCGGCGGTTGGGCGGGACGACAGGCGATACGGCGGGGGCGTTGCTGGAATTGCTGGAGATGGTGGTGCTGGTGGGATTGGTTTTGGTCTAAGAGATTATTGCTGGATGGGCTGGCCCCATCGCGAGCAGGCTCACTCCTACAATTTGAAATTCATTCCCCTGTAGGAGTGAGCCTGCTCGCGATAGCGGTGTGTCAGGCGCCACAAATGTTATGGGTAAACTCATCTGTAACTTGATTTAACACAGTCGCGGGTATATACACGCATCATGCTTCCTTCTCAGTGTTTGTGCACCAACCTGCGTCGCGCCGCTCGTGGCGTCAGCAGGCATTACGACGGCGCTCTCGACGGCTTCGGGATCAACGTTGCCCAGTATTCTTTGCTGTGCAACCTGCAGCGTCTCGATCAACCAAGCATCTCGGAACTCGCCGAAGCCATGGGCCTGGATCGCAGCACCCTCGGGCGCAACTTGCGGGTGCTGGAAGGCGAGGGTCTGGTGGCGTTGGCCGAGGGCGAGGACATGCGTAACCGCATCGTCAAACTCACCGAAAGCGGCGTGCAACGCCTGGCAGCGGCACTGCCGGCCTGGGAAGCGGCGCAACAGCGGTTGATCGACAGGCTGGGTGCCGAAAAGCGCGAAACCTTGCTCAGATTGCTGGATGAACTGGCCTGAGGCCGGTTTTTTCCAAACTCAAGCGGGTATATACCCGCAAGCGGAGAATAACAATGACATCGATGTGGCGTACGTGCGGTTGGGTATTGGTGGGGAGTGCGCTGATCCTGGCGTTGTCATTGGGCGTGCGACACGGTTTTGGCTTGTTCCTGTCACCAATGAGCGCGCAGTTCGGCTGGGGGCGCGAGGTGTTTGCCTTCGCCATTGCCTTGCAGAACCTGATCTGGGGCCTGGCGCAACCGTTTACCGGTGCATTGGCTGACCGCTTCGGCGCGGCCAAAGTGGTGCTGATTGGTGGTGTGCTGTATGCGTTGGGCCTGGTGTGCATGGGCCTGTCGGACTCGGCGGTGACGCTGTCGTTGAGCGCTGGTCTGCTGATCGGTATCGGCCTGTCTGGCACTTCGTTTTCGGTGATCCTCGGCGTGGTGGGTCGTGCCGTGCCACCGGAAAAACGCAGCATGGGCATGGGCATTGCCAGCGCCGCCGGTTCGTTCGGCCAGTTCGCCATGTTGCCGGGCACGCTCGGGTTGATCGGCTGGCTCGGCTGGTCGGCAGCGCTGTTGGTGCTCGGCCTGCTGGTGGCGCTGATCGTGCCGCTGGTGAGCATGCTCAAGGACAAGCCGCTGCCGGTACTCGGTCATGAACAAACGCTGTCCGAGGCCCTGCGCGAAGCTTGCTCGCATTCCGGCTTCTGGTTGCTGGCGTTCGGTTTTTTCGTCTGCGGTTTTCAGGTGGTGTTCATCGGCGTGCACCTGCCGGCCTACCTGGTCGATCAGCATCTGCCCGCCAGTGTTGGCACTACGGTGCTGGCGTTGATCGGTCTGTTCAATATCTTCGGCACTTATACCGCCGGCTGGCTCGGCGGACGCATGTCCAAGCCGCGCTTGCTGACGGCGCTGTATCTGCTGCGCGCAGTGGTGATCGTGCTGTTCCTGTGGCTGCCGGTGACGACTACCTCGGCCTATCTGTTTGGCATGGCCATGGGTTTCCTGTGGCTGTCGACGGTGCCGTTGACCAACGGTACGGTGGCGACCTTGTTTGGCGTGCGCAATCTGTCCATGCTCGGTGGCATCGTGTTCCTGTTCCATCAGCTCGGCTCGTTCCTGGGCGGCTGGCTGGGCGGGGTGGTGTATGACCGAACCGGGAGTTACGACTTGATCTGGCAAGTGGCGATTCTTCTCAGCCTGCTGGCGGCCGCGCTGAACTGGCCGGTGCGCGAACGTCCGGTCGCACGTCTGCAAGCCGCTGCGAGCGCCGTATGAGTCAACTCTGGCCGCGAATCGTCATCAGCGCACTCGGCGCCGCCTTGCTGGCGCTGGTGTGGTGGGGCTGGCATCAGGGTGGTCTGGCCCTGATGCAGTTGGGCATGAGCATTTGCTAGAAACAGGCATGGCGAGTAACGTCAAACTCTGACGACTGCTCAAGGATGTTCGACATGCTGATGCGCTGGTGTGCTGTTCCCGCGTTGCTGATGGCGCTGACCGGTTTGGCCCAGGCCGCTGACTGTCCCGAATTGCTGCAAGGCTCGCTGCCCAAGCTGCGAGCCAAGGACTCCATCGATCTGTGCAAACAGTACGCCGACAAGCCGTTGGTGGTGGTCAATACCGCCAGCTTCTGCGGATTCGCGCCGCAGTTCGAAGGCCTCGAGGCGCTGCATAAGCGTTACGAAGGTCAAGGGCTGGAAATGCTCGGTGTGCCTTCCAATGACTTCAAGCAGGAGTCCAAGGACAGCGCCGAGACCGCCAAGGTCTGTTACGCCAATTACGGCGTGACGTTCGCCATGACCGAGCCGCAGAAGGTTCGTGGTGATGACGCGACGCATCTGTTTCAGGTGCTGGCGGCACAGAGCAGCGCACCGAAGTGGAATTTCTACAAATATGTGGTCGATCGCCAAGGCAAGGTCATCGCCAATTTCTCCAGCCTGACCAAACCGGATGATCCGGAGTTTATTGCCGCGATCGAAAAGGCGATCGCCTCGAAACCCCTGAAGCCCTGATCTGTAGGGGTTTCGGCACGCTGCGATCTTTTGATTTTAAAAAAACAGATCAAAAGATCGCAGCCTCGTTGCACTCGACAGCGCCTGCAGGTCGCACAAATTTCAGGCACTAAAAAGCCCCGCCTCTGCAAAGAGAGCGGGGCTTTTTGTGGGCGAGGGATTAGCCTCGCCACACCGTATCAGAAGCGGTAGGTCGCGCCGACACCGAAACCGTTTGCCGAGTTTTCATACTTGGCATCGTAGGTCTGGCCACGGTTGTTTTCGTTGCGGATCTTGACCGACTCTTCCTTCAGGTACGAGTAAGCAACGTCGATGGTCAGGTCTTCGGTCGGGCTCCAGCCGGCACCGATGCTGAAGATGGTCCGGTCGCCGGTAGGAATGCGTGGCGAGCGGTCAACGTTGTTGGTCGGCGACTGGTCGAAGGTCAGACCGGTACGCAGTACCCATTCCTTGTTCAACTGGTACGAAGTACCCACGGCGTAAGCCCAGGAGTCGTGCCAGTTCTGGTCTTCGGTGATTTCACCGAACTGACCGGCCAGCAATGGCTGCACACCGGAGTTCTTGACGGTGATTTTTTCCAGCTGGCTCCAGCGGGTCCAGGTGGTACCGGCATACACGTTCCAGCGGTCGTTGATCGCCTGGGTAACCGAGAGGTCGACCGATTCAGGTGTAGTGATCTTCAGCGATGCGTCGTACTTCTGGTTGGCGCCCAGACCGATTGCACCCAGCACGCCATAGTTGACCTTGGTGTTGCCTTCGAGCTTGTAGTCGACTTTCGAGTGGTAAGTCAGACCCACGCGAGTGGTGTCAGTGGCTTGTACCAGCACGCCGATGTTGTAGCCCAGTGCGGTGTCGTCACCCTTGATCTTGACCTTGCCGTCCGGGAACGCCGGAGAGATCGACAGGTTGGATTCCAGCGTGCCGTCGATGCGGTTGATGGTCGGACCGAAACCGATCGACACCTTGTCGTTGAAGGCGTAGCTGACAGTTGGCTGGAAAGTGATGACTTGTACTTCGGACTTGCTGCCGAAGTAGCGGCCGGCAAAGTTGTTTTCGTAGTCGGTAATCAGGCCGAACGGCACGTAGACGCCGAGGCCGAATGCCCAATGATCATCGATTGGTTTGACGTAGAAGCCCATAGGTACGGAGGTGAAGGGCACCATGTCGCCTTTGTTGCTGCCACGGTTAGGGCTGGAGCTGGCGTCGCTGATATCGGTTTTTGCATCGAGGAATGCAACACCGCCAGTCACTTGTTCGCGCTTGAGGCGCGACATGCCGGCAGGGTTGCCATAAACAGTGCTTGCGTCGTCGGCAGAAGAAGATCGCCCAGCGTAACCAGTGCCCATCCCGCTGATACTGTGTTCGTTGATGGCAAAGCCAGCTGCGAAGATCTGGGTGGATGCCATGGTAACGGCGAGGCTAAGGGTGGTTTTGAGCATGACTTTTTTCATTATTAGAACTCCTGGTGATCACCGGGGCGAAAATTACCAACATTTTCGTTCCAGCGCTATAGTCCGTATGCCTTGAGTTAGAGCGGTTTTGTAGGACAATCCGACCAGATTCCCGACCTGTTGGCAGATCTTTTGAAATCGGGCGGTCAGCAAGCGACCTGATTCACCGGTGAAACACAGGTGTGCCAGGCATAAGTGAAGTCGCGCAGACGACCTTGGGGTTGAAAGGTCTGGCGCCAGATACGTGCCATTCCCAGCAAATCGTTGGAATCGGGGAGGGTGGGGTTTTGCTCTTCGACCAACAGCCAGGCGATGGCGGTGGCGTAACGCAGATTTACTGTCAATTCCAGATGTGGGCCGGTCAGGAAGGCATGCTGACTGGCGAGGCCGCGAACCAGGCTGGCGCGTTCCGGATCGAGCGCCAGATAGTCATCCCACAGGGCTTGATGACGATGTTCGCCGATGCGGTAGAGGCCGTGGCCACGGCGGTCATGCAGGGCAGATCCGAGGGCTGACTGACTGGCGGCGATGCCCAGCAGCAATGATTCGGCGGTGGCGCAGTGACGTCCCAGATAGATCAGCGTTGGACGGATCACGTATCGACACAGATCGCTGGCAGCGATACCCATAAAACCCTCGGATCTTGTTATGAATGGCGAGTCCTGAAGGGGGGCTTGGCAGCTGTGGATCGGTTCAGGCTCGCCGCAAGCGGATCACGCCGCTTGAGTTGAAGTGTAGTGTCATATTCGCGACGTAAAGGCCTGTTTTTAAAATATTTCCGGCTTCGAGTTATAACCGTTATACCCGTTGGTGCTTAGGCGCCAAGGGCTAAAAGTGAAACATCGGGCAATAAAAAGCCCCGCATTTTTGTGCGAGGCTTTTGCTTTTGCAGCCTTTTCGGCTCTCAGGCAATCAATGCCTGACGGGTACGATCGATCACGGCCTGCAGCGGTTCCGCGCTGGAGTACTGATCGGGGTACAGACGCTCGCTGTGGCGGGCGATACCGTGTTCGTTGACCAGTGTGAAACTGAAGCAGCCTTTGCGAGCGGCCATGATCAGGCAGTTCATTGGTGCAAAAGCGTTGGTTAGGGTGCGAATGGCATCCTGAGTATGGATTTGAGTAGACATAGTTATTAGGTGTTCCTACAAATGACACGGATAAGAACCGTGCAACGTTAAAACGTTCCAGTAACGTCGATCACCATTGATCGAACGAAGAACCCGACTGGAACAAAGCAGCCAGTTTGAAGCGCTGATAAGTTGGCGCGCTTGGGCTGGCAGGTAGGTACTTAGGAGGGCAGGCATCACAACAAGGGCAAAGGTTCTGGGCCCGGGGTGAAGATCCTGATCAATTTGCAGGTTGGTTCGGTCAGAGTAAGGGGTCTTCGCAACACCCTTCGCATCATTGGAAGGCAGTGTTGTCGCAAGATTTACCTGGAAACCATCGAGGGGTCGTTCCCGCTTTTTTCGGTAGGGCTTCTTGGTAGAAGGCTGACCGTGGGGATGTGTTCGACCGGAATTGACTTTCAGCTTGGTACTAACGCCGCGGATACTAACGGATCGAATCAAGTAACGCAAACTTCCTGTGAAAAAAGATTGCAGTGACTGATCGGGTCTGCTTTACCACGTCCTCGATTGCTCGTAATTGGCGCATTTTTTGACCGCCGGTCGGTGAAGATATCTTCATCAAAACGTGCGCCAGACTGGCTTATCCCCAGACCGACTGCCAAAACGACCCGAAAAAGCGCAGCGATATAACCGGGTAACAGGTACTTGTGCACATTAGTTGCGCAAGCTGTAACGGCGCTGTCACATCAATCCTGACCCTGATGGCTGCCTGCATCGAAAGTTTAAGTCAATGAAAAACATCGCTTTTTTTTGTTGGTGAAAAAATCGTCAGTTTGACTGCGAGCCCCATTCCATAAGGCTTTGCGAGGGTTGGAGGACGGTTGTCCACTGAGTTATCCACAGCTTCTGTGGATTGTCCCGAGCGCTTGCTCTAGGACGGGCGTGCCGGGTTGTTTTTCGACTTTACCTGTAAGAAAAAGAGAGTAGAGTGGCGCGCCTTCCGATTCGTCCCACAGTGCTTTATGAAGTTTCGCTCAGTATCAGACTCTGTTACCTCACAACCTTCTCCTGTTACCCCGCCCAAGCGATTTTCCGTTCGCGTTGCTGAGTGGCTGCTCGACAGCCCGCGCCTGAGCGACAGTCATAATGCCAAACACCTCGCTGGCCGCCTGCTCAAGCAACCGGCACGCGAGGGTGTGGTGGCTGCGCAAAGCCGTCTTGGTCAATTGATGTGCCGCGAGTGCGGTAACGCCCGTGACCGGCGCATCGGTCAGGATCTGCTGCGTCAGGCCGCCCGTGCCGGCGACCGTCGCGCGCAGCAAGAGCTCGGTCTGCTCGAAGACTGAGCTGTCCAAGACCTGACACCTTGGTTAACCTTCAGGCTTTATAAGATCGGCGGGAGTGGCTATGGCTATGGACTTGACCAGCGTATTGCTGGGGCTTGCAGGGGCGGGACTGCCGCTGCTGGCGCTGGCCTGGCAACTGCAACGCCGGGCAAGCAACGGCCAGGCCGAGGTCGCTTTGCTCGAAGAACGGCTGGCCATGGCGCAACTGGCACAGGACGGACTCAACGCACAGCTCGACGCCAGCCGCGATGAAATCGCCGATCTTGGCCAGGCCAACGCCGCCAAACAGGCTGACCTGGCGGCGCTGCGCCGGGAAGTCGAACTGCTGCAGATCGAACGTGATGACGCCCGCGATGCCTCTCACGCCTGGAACCTCGAACGCGCGAACAAGGAAGCCGAGCTGCGCCGCCTCGACGCCCAGGCCGCGTCGCTGAACGCCGAACTGCGTGAGCAGCAGGAAAGCCACCAGCAACGCCTCAGCGACCTGCAAGGCTCACGCGATGAACTGCGTGCGCAGTTTGCCGAACTGGCCGGCAAGATCTTCGATGAGCGCGAGCAGCGTTTTGCCGAGACCAGCCAGCAACGGCTTGGTCAGTTGCTCGATCCGCTCAAGGAGCGCATTCAATCGTTTGAAAAACGCGTGGAAGAAAGTTATCAGGCCGAGGCCCGCGAGCGCTTCTCGCTGGTCAAGGAGCTGGAGCGTTTGCAGGCGCTCAATCTGCGGCTGAGCGACGAGGCCACCAACCTGACCCGTGCTCTCAAAGGTCAAAAAACCCAGGGCAACTGGGGTGAGCTGATTCTCGAGCGGGTGCTCGAACACGCCGGTCTGGAGAAGGGCCGCGAGTATCAGACCCAGGTCAACCTCAAAGGCCCGGACGGCGAGCGCTTTCAGCCTGACGTGATCATTTACCTGCCTGGCGACAAGCAAGTGGTGGTGGACTCCAAGGTGAGTCTCACCGCGTATCAGCAATACGTGGCTGCCGACGACGACACCCTCGGGCAGATCGCGATCAAGCAACACGTCCTGTCACTGCGCAATCACGTCAAAGGTCTGGCCGGCAAGGATTACAAACGTCTGGAAGGCCTGCACAGCCTCGATTTCGTTTTGCTGTTCGTGCCGATCGAGGCGGCGTTTTCGGCGGCATTGCAGGCTGAGCCAGCGCTGTTTCAGGAAGCCTTCGACCGCAACATCGTCATCGTCAGCCCGACCACCTTGCTGGCGACTTTGCGCGTGATCGACAGTCTCTGGAAGCAGGAGCGCCAGAGTCAGAACGCCCGGGAAATCGCCGAGCGCGCCGGCTGGCTGTACGACAAGTTCGTGCTGTTCATTCAGGATCTGGACGAGGTCGGCAATCGTCTGCAACAGCTGGATAAAGCCTACAGTTCAGCGCGCAACAAGCTGACCGAGGGGCGCGGCAATCTGGTCAGTCGCAGTGAGCAGCTCAAATTGCTCGGCGCGCGGGCGAGCAAGAGTTTGCCGGCGGATTTG includes:
- a CDS encoding OmpP1/FadL family transporter is translated as MKKVMLKTTLSLAVTMASTQIFAAGFAINEHSISGMGTGYAGRSSSADDASTVYGNPAGMSRLKREQVTGGVAFLDAKTDISDASSSPNRGSNKGDMVPFTSVPMGFYVKPIDDHWAFGLGVYVPFGLITDYENNFAGRYFGSKSEVQVITFQPTVSYAFNDKVSIGFGPTINRIDGTLESNLSISPAFPDGKVKIKGDDTALGYNIGVLVQATDTTRVGLTYHSKVDYKLEGNTKVNYGVLGAIGLGANQKYDASLKITTPESVDLSVTQAINDRWNVYAGTTWTRWSQLEKITVKNSGVQPLLAGQFGEITEDQNWHDSWAYAVGTSYQLNKEWVLRTGLTFDQSPTNNVDRSPRIPTGDRTIFSIGAGWSPTEDLTIDVAYSYLKEESVKIRNENNRGQTYDAKYENSANGFGVGATYRF
- the cobU gene encoding bifunctional adenosylcobinamide kinase/adenosylcobinamide-phosphate guanylyltransferase, producing MLQLILGGARSGKSRLAEKLASESNLAVTYIATSQPLDGEMSDRVAHHRARRPAEWALIEEPLELARVLRESASAKHCLLVDCLTLWLTNLLMLDDAERLAAEREALLDCLASLPGEIIFVSNETGMGVVPLGELTRRYVDEAGWLHQALAERCQRVVLTVAGLPLTLKGPAL
- the cobC gene encoding alpha-ribazole phosphatase family protein, which translates into the protein MTLRLDLLRHGETELGGGLRGSLDDALTENGWVQMRAAVVEGGPWDRIVSSPLQRCARFAAELGEQLSLSVHLDKDLQELHFGAWEGQSAAALMETDAEALGLFWADPYSFTPPQGEPVSEFAARVLAAVARLHSAYAGERVLLISHGGVMRLLLAQARGLPREQLLNVEVAHGALFALTVEPDGSLKEGH
- a CDS encoding MFS transporter → MTSMWRTCGWVLVGSALILALSLGVRHGFGLFLSPMSAQFGWGREVFAFAIALQNLIWGLAQPFTGALADRFGAAKVVLIGGVLYALGLVCMGLSDSAVTLSLSAGLLIGIGLSGTSFSVILGVVGRAVPPEKRSMGMGIASAAGSFGQFAMLPGTLGLIGWLGWSAALLVLGLLVALIVPLVSMLKDKPLPVLGHEQTLSEALREACSHSGFWLLAFGFFVCGFQVVFIGVHLPAYLVDQHLPASVGTTVLALIGLFNIFGTYTAGWLGGRMSKPRLLTALYLLRAVVIVLFLWLPVTTTSAYLFGMAMGFLWLSTVPLTNGTVATLFGVRNLSMLGGIVFLFHQLGSFLGGWLGGVVYDRTGSYDLIWQVAILLSLLAAALNWPVRERPVARLQAAASAV
- a CDS encoding MarR family winged helix-turn-helix transcriptional regulator, encoding MLPSQCLCTNLRRAARGVSRHYDGALDGFGINVAQYSLLCNLQRLDQPSISELAEAMGLDRSTLGRNLRVLEGEGLVALAEGEDMRNRIVKLTESGVQRLAAALPAWEAAQQRLIDRLGAEKRETLLRLLDELA
- a CDS encoding glutathione peroxidase, whose amino-acid sequence is MLMRWCAVPALLMALTGLAQAADCPELLQGSLPKLRAKDSIDLCKQYADKPLVVVNTASFCGFAPQFEGLEALHKRYEGQGLEMLGVPSNDFKQESKDSAETAKVCYANYGVTFAMTEPQKVRGDDATHLFQVLAAQSSAPKWNFYKYVVDRQGKVIANFSSLTKPDDPEFIAAIEKAIASKPLKP
- the cobT gene encoding nicotinate-nucleotide--dimethylbenzimidazole phosphoribosyltransferase; the encoded protein is MTQTWWLNPCKPVDLNVVEQATARQQQLTKPAGSLGRLESVAVQLAGLQGQVKPTLSQVWIAIFAGDHGVVAEGVSAFPQEVTGQMLLNFVSGGAAISVLARQLGAQLEVVDLGTVNPALNLPGVRHLNIGAGTANFVEGAAMTQTQGDLALQAGRDSLLRAKAAGAQLFIGGEMGIGNTTAASALACALLDCPVAHLTGPGTGLNAEGVSHKAQVIERALALHAAQRGDALQTLFNLGGFEIAALVGAYLAAAQEGVAVLVDGFICTVAALVAVRLNPSCREWLLFGHRGAEPGHRHVLETLQAEPLLELGLRLGEGSGAALAVPLLRLACDLHGQMATFAEAAVADRPA
- a CDS encoding adenosylcobinamide-GDP ribazoletransferase produces the protein MLPLWIALQFLSSLPIRLPGMPEPEQLGRSLLFYPLVGLLFGVILWALHLALSGAPLLLHAALLLTVWVLLSGALHLDGLADSADAWLGGFGDRERTLTIMKDPRSGPIAVVTLVLVLLLKFAALLALIEQGHGLALIIVPLLGRAALLGLFLTTPYVRAGGLGQALADHLPRKAGWWGLGVSALVCVLIAGFSAVVALVIAVVVFVWLRQVMMRRLGGTTGDTAGALLELLEMVVLVGLVLV
- a CDS encoding sel1 repeat family protein — its product is MKFRSVSDSVTSQPSPVTPPKRFSVRVAEWLLDSPRLSDSHNAKHLAGRLLKQPAREGVVAAQSRLGQLMCRECGNARDRRIGQDLLRQAARAGDRRAQQELGLLED
- the rmuC gene encoding DNA recombination protein RmuC, with amino-acid sequence MLEERLAMAQLAQDGLNAQLDASRDEIADLGQANAAKQADLAALRREVELLQIERDDARDASHAWNLERANKEAELRRLDAQAASLNAELREQQESHQQRLSDLQGSRDELRAQFAELAGKIFDEREQRFAETSQQRLGQLLDPLKERIQSFEKRVEESYQAEARERFSLVKELERLQALNLRLSDEATNLTRALKGQKTQGNWGELILERVLEHAGLEKGREYQTQVNLKGPDGERFQPDVIIYLPGDKQVVVDSKVSLTAYQQYVAADDDTLGQIAIKQHVLSLRNHVKGLAGKDYKRLEGLHSLDFVLLFVPIEAAFSAALQAEPALFQEAFDRNIVIVSPTTLLATLRVIDSLWKQERQSQNAREIAERAGWLYDKFVLFIQDLDEVGNRLQQLDKAYSSARNKLTEGRGNLVSRSEQLKLLGARASKSLPADLLERAMTDVDGLVELPE